ttaattgtcactctttattagcacctaaataattatgccccctcccccccaaaaaaaaaaaaatctattattgcgtttcaactttactatatcggtttttacgtattttgttgaAGATTTTATACTAACACCCGAATATGCCTCCCATTTTTGTTGCCTTATATACTTTTCCTTCGCTCTACCCCCCGCCCAGCCAGACATTTCAAACCCAGAACACCACTTTTCCCGCCCTCCggtcaatagtaattattagaatctcggttgattcgtcgctatgctcaccaagttttctctataagcatgataagctttatcccgtatttagtgaagtttgtcactatactagcaccttaatcaatttgcccatcaaaaaaatcaaattgcgttttaacatgtgtttttcctttattccgtaTATTTGCAGCTAATCACCTTTGAAATATACATCTGTACCATTAAAAGTTTGTCTTGCTctttcttgaggaaaataaaaataagctaacattgacaaaatccatttatgatagggtgacgatggaagagtagaaaagatacgcaaaaatgttggacataataaagtgccctatatagagtttaacaattacggaataaagcaatattgcgaaggaggaaaattgagaaacaacataacaatacagcataaagtgaaagttcatgaataaataaaatcatgaacagatgaaaaaaagaaaaaaaaagacacagagacacgtaataaagcaatatacaccataaagaatgaagactataaacaaatataacaaatttatttatttatttaaatatctttatacaggataacaagctcagattcactgtttttaaacatggtcctgtgaaaatgaaataacaatatatacaaaaagataaaagtgtaacttaggttctatatacaaatagtgaataaattcgatatcaataacattaaaatcagaatcatcactagtaaaacaattgtataaaaataacatattcaatttttgaggaatcaattaaatgagaacatttctctcttgctttattccatatttcaagaaatttgggCCTGTATACTAGCAACTTAATATGCCCACCAACTTTTCTATActgctttattccgtatatttatgatgtttgtcactctatactagcaccttaatatacccacagaaaattaaattgtgttcaaaattttctatatcgctttattccgtattttgataagtttgtcaCTGTCTTTATaccagcaccttaatatgccaacatttctgtattgctttattttattttgttatgcagtcactctatactgcatcaaattgatacggactaaagcaatagagaattaAGAATCTTGGCTCGATCATTCATTAGTACTTTAtgcccacaaacttttctttattactttattccGTGTTTTGGTGAAGCTTAATTGTCACTCTTTATTAGCACCTAAATAATTAtgcccacccccccaaaaaaaaaaaaaaatctattattgcgtttcaactttactatatcggtttttacgtattttgttgaAGATTTTATACTCTCACCCGAATATGCCTCCCATTTTTGTTTCCTTATATACTTTTCCTTCGCTCTACCCCCCGCCCAGACAGACATTTCAAACCCAGAACACCACTTTTCCCGCCCTCCggtcaatagtaattattagaatctcggttgattcgtccctatgctcaccaagttttccgttttctctataagctttatcccgtatttagtgaagtttgtcactatactaacaccttaatcaatttgcccatcaaaaaaatcaaattgcgttttaacatatgtttttcctttattccgtatttgtaGCTAATCACCTTTGGAATATACATCTGTATCATTAATAGTCCGTCTTGCTctttcttgaggaaaataaaaataagctaacattgacaaaatccatttatgatagggtgacgatggaagagtagaaaagatacgcaaaaatgttggacataataaaatgccctatatagagtttaacaattacggaataaagcaataacgcgaaggaggaaaattaagaaacaacataaaaatacagcataaagtgaaagttcatgaatatataaaatcatgcataaaaGTTTATGCATTATGTGCGAGATGCGGCAAGACACATCTTGATGTCAGTGGGGCACGATTGACATGGAGGGCGCAACTTTTCGCAGAGGATTAGAGTGAGGATTGTTTGAGAGGATTAGAGTGAAGAAAGAAAGGTTtaatgagagagatgattgaTGAGCTTGCCgggcgaaaaaaaaatgaggaaatttgTTGACTTGGAATATTTTGGCGGAAGGAGTGAAGGAggttaaaattcaatataacggGGCATTTATATATAACCAAGAAGGATAACGCAAACGTgagtatatgaaattatttacaatttcttgtgcatactttttttttcaattttgccgTGCCTACCAAAATGccacatttatttgaaaatatccgAGAAGATCGTATATTGGCGGACCGATAGCGACATGATGTTTGCTGTAGAGGGGATAACTTGGGagtttagaatgaaaaaaaaggaagctatatatatgttaaaataaagttttaggCCTACACGCCGACTACGAACATCAAGTGCAAACTAGTTGCGTGAGTTTTTTGTTCCATGTTTAGGCCCCCTGTTGCCTAAACAGAGAAAAGTTCCGGGTGTTATTTCAGGTGACTCAATATACTCAATAGTAAACGCACATCGTGTTAAAATACATAGCGATAATATAAacgaagtgaaaaaaataacaaaatcctGTTTGGAATTATTGGTACCATTATCTATAGCCCCTGGAtccttaaatatatatattttctaattaatTAAATCACGGATCGTTGATTCCCTGGCCTGCTAACTGCCGCCGGGGAAACCTCCGTACGACTTGAGCGCTAAACCAGTTTCGGCTGTCAGCTCATCTCATGTGGCGTGCTGACTACGATGCTGGACTGCAGATCAAAAGGTTCGAGTTCGATTCCCATCAAGGACAGAAAAAATAAGGTTAGTAAAACAGTGTTATGtaatatgatatgaaatgaaatgtacagtatgatgaataaattggatggaatgaatgaatgaggaataaatCCACCCACCATGTATCATAcagaaaacacaaaaagaaaacgaaaatacgatgcacatagtattttattgaaaacccgccgatttcatatattttagtgccccttcacccccccccccaatccctAATCCCCGCCCCTCTCTCGCACAGCTGAAATACCCATTAACACGCCACTTCACTGAACGCCGATATCCCGCTGACTGAGCTTTGTTATTGTGCGGTCATGTGTGACACCGGTCGCACATGCTCTTACGCACGTCTAGCGATAAGAATTTTCACTGGGCTGAGCAGTTTTAATGGCGCTTGGGCACAATAGCGAATTTGGCCATACTGgccttacccgtgctaatattaataaactgggactccactcacgcgcatttgggccgccctagcttagaactaagcaatattatctagaaattgttacattgtaatgtagtcattaaatatgttctattaaataaattgataatgtttaatcggtactcaccggttcttttgttgcattttcagaccatttctcacaattcttcgtaaatatttgcggcaaattttgtcgccatagacagcttagcgccttagcatccatctttattgataaatggagcgccctttacgatagttgttaatgccgctgagaaatcgttaggcattttggcctgtgttcaaggcgttctttctgttttattttttatattgaagattgtgcatttgttgaatagcgccgtctacgtcaggtatgagatcgagtgtataaatacactcttccaaaataattatgattccgacctggcgctgtttaacttcaatctctttcacctaaattagcgatgaatgctagcattataaaatatatattattaacgtctgacgaaaagaataaccaaccgatcagctgacgagaacgcgaatcacgtgatcttcatatcagcttcgatcgcgagtcagaagagaagagcagctgcccagaaaatcaggaaaaagccgtgaaaatgtaagttccccttcatttctttcatttttttttgttgctaacgatgcatttacactataaaattataatttaaataagagaaaggaatatagcttgtacttgtgatataatatataaatatcctgttctcagagatttctaaccaaaaatactactgatgtcgcctatgactcgaggtccatacatgtaatgttggacctcattggtactaggagtggcatagtagggtgtctgaagccacactgaaaagtgtcagcataaaacaggctaatttaggggaaaatatggcacattttttcggggaagttcaggctactagaaaaatgtgatctgaattgattattaacttgtgtttggcatgtatggaaagagaaaattcaggggcttcttttgacagtaaggacaagtttatatgatcattttaaataagaatttagagataaattgcaaacccttatttttgtgtgtgttgagattgccatttctccatgcgttttctatgggaaaatgaaatttctgttttgcacaatttttttcactttgtcgcaatttttcattgtgatctggtttccaaatctttataaaaatcataccatcagatagagcataaaaaatcctattgtactctttatggacaagtttttggcattaataataaatttatactgttataacagctctcggaagctaaaaatttggatttgtgtgtgtccatttcttaactacggtacacagtctatggcagaaaaatgctgaaaatttacctaatttcattcttcttttttgcagccaataattggatttttttcaaaaattttacatttctgtcagtctgaaggtcatttctcttcaaattcacaaagaaaatgtgatattttcttgaaataagaaaaataatttttttctccagacaccctaggCATAGCATTATGCCATTAGCAATGAATTAGCATTTTTCTTatcaagaatgaaaaagaagaaagaaatccacTCCAAAGCTTTGCATTTTCTTCTGTTACGATGTTCCAGccgtattgatctgctacaatgagctgcaattttggtgaaaagcggccgcagagcgctgtccgaccatcccatctgcgctagcgcacccggctaGCATGCActtgcacgtatgcccgttccacaGGGATGAATACGCAGTCACAGGCGACCCGTTCTAAACCCGTTTacacaaacatttgtcgttccaaagcccgttccgaggaccctcccttttttacaataagcccgctccaccaaggcccccgtttttttgtctcgcacgcggcacatacccactacttttttggttgAGTGCCTCCCCCCAAGTTCACCCTGTCCCTGACAAGTCAAAAGTTATAGCagaaaagataattaaaaatattgccgaaggtttgagaaaaatctatcaaagaatTACAAAGTTATTCCTTAAAaaagcgaatggtaaaaaattaaaagtaaaaaaataaatgactgaaaaagaaatgttattttctcagaaaattgataGTGGtgatttttattgtaccttttgtatatcaaaagacaaaatatttcCCCAATATTTCACCTGTGATCAtgaacagaaaagaaaaataagtcgGGAaccaatttaaaaatgaaattcatgcattttacaATATGGGGCAGTGCAGGGGAGTGTAACTtggacagctggcagccgttaAGGAGTTtctaacattttttaatttttaaaatttctcctcatacacagatgGCTTGCGATTCTGCAACCACCATTTGGGggttaaaaatgcaaaattccTCCGACGGGGCTCAtagatttttgtctttatttcataaaaatatataaaaataactggatcaaaataaagattattattctgttttggcctgaaatgcaccaaaacggggtaAAAATAAACTTAAGGAAAAAatcagtgacttacttcggttGTCGTGCATCTCCCACTATCCAAActtaaatacataaacatatagtCATaagcaaccaaaaaattacttttttctttccagggctctttttggagaaacttaaaaattttccagggctactttttcattttccagggctctttttccactttccagggctacaatttctggagctatttcgcggcttttttgcgtttgtgtgtgtgtgtgtgtttctgtgtgtgtttttctttttactagttcttttcaatttccccttctcttgtatcaatatgatttgcagggttttttttctttctgtatcctattgcgccaaaatgttaaacgttcattatgcagatttgtatatattatgtttgtttacgtaTGCGTGGTATGTGCATGTCTGTATGGGTGTtaaggtgggtgtgtgtatgtgtgtataattatgtaaagttatgttgaagcttgatttaaaatgggatgcaatgataatacatttaggttgatttctgttttcctgaaaatcatttatatagccatttaacattaattattattgaaatacatagaGGGTTGAGGACTCAgttgagttatttttttttcagatataaaagtataattttaaggagtttcattccgtccttatttgcttcagttcttggtaaatatatatgtacttttttgcatatccttgttgatatgaaattaagatttgtattttttttggtatttatctgcagtttatgtaattcattgaatgaaatccttaataaaaacatattgaaaaataaaaaaaaaagtgtgtgtgtgtgccacaTTGAAGGGATGCTGGTCAGCAGTGCAGGGCTGCTCTGCTGCAGGCTCTGCGATTGCGACGAAGCTTCGAAGCAGCGCGGCGCGAGCTAGCGAGAAGTACGTACCGGTACCATCTCGAATTCATAGGCACATGTACCACATGCACTATTCACGCCCGTAAACAGAGATTCACAGGTAAGTTCTCTTAGCTGACACGATCCTATGATGGACTTGCGTGCGCTGAAATGAGCAATGTTATTGTGCCACTGTATCTTGCATTTGCTTGTGTGACTCTGCGGGCAGCTCCGCGGTGATTTACGTACATATATACGTGATGTTCGCAACTGCAGTCGGGCAATGAGTTTGGGATTTTGTAGCACAATTGGTGTGCGCGTAGGAAACAGCTCAAGATTGTAATATAAGCGGTCACACGCAAATGCAAACAAGTACACATTTAAATGCaatataatgtataatgtataatttaaatGCAATCACGTACGTATGCATGAAATGCTACATAAATATACAGTGTTGATgggggcgattatgagttttgcagtcgcccacgtgtgaatgtttttagcccttttccggggctctttttggactttccggggcgaattcgcccgccgcccccgtgtaattttttggttgaacATAAGGCCATTGAGTCACTGTACATTTCGAGTTAGAACTTgagtctctgtaattggtgagtggagccaacgaagttcagcagaacaacatatataacagagaccgaagcttttggtctaggagCAGCTGCTACTGCTACATGTCACGTATGTAAGTGTTGAGACCCTCATGTTTAACCAAAATTTTCATTCCAGAGCAGCGCGTTACCagcttttacttttatttactCCAAATCACCAATTCAGTTGattaatacaataaaaattCCTATTTTTCCCGTTCCGGAGACCCTCGAGTTTGTGGTTTCTTGTCCCATTGCGCATACATCATGAACCTCTGAGCTGGCCGGAGCAGCGAAGTACGTGCGTTTTAACACGGTGGCCCCTGTTTTTTAATTTAAGACCAAGCTTTAGTTTCAGAGCGTTCTGTTTTCAACTTTGGTATCATGTATCATTCGTAAGTACCCCCCAcccccggggggaggggggagtttTCTTCATATGCTATAGTAAGTCTCTCAATCAAAAATGGTGTTTTCATCAAGAGATGAAGTATTGAAGCTGGAGTAAAAATTTGTTATGGATGTGCAATAATGTTTATGAGTAATTTTCATTTACAGCTGAAGTAATCCCTTACTAATTTAggacttaaagataaattccagttctggtaacgatctcaaaatgactttttacagaatctaatataatgaagaaattgtgtaattgcggagaaataagcaaaataagcgcggattctgtcacttccgtcgggtctttattccagcaataataatacactgtcccacgtgtgcctatctgtgttggcgatcttcagtgtgataatatttcagcttagattttatgattttacaaagttcagtttatgtaactgtaccagatctagatccacgatgatattcatacttaaccttggttttacagactttctcacgaaattagtgttttactgcaactactgtcagcTCTTTAAAATGTAACCGGCAACTtctaatgaaaatttcaatacaATAAGATCCTTGTGAATATATCtctattatatttcatttattagatCAATTTGTAACATTCTTATAAATACAAGTGTCATTCGAGTATCATGAGCGTAATTCCTTTTCCCATCATTTGATTGTCTAGCTGTACTTTTTGTCTcacccaccagaggtgaaggcgagacttatggatccaaatgtcgtccgtccgtcacaaacctttaatgacacataactccacaaccgtaagtcgcttttcaaccaaacttggatggtagatggacttgggggacctgcatgttatgctgcagtcggaggtcatatgttaaggtcaaaggtcattttcgggtcaacgttaaagtttacatgcaagactcttatgacacctaactccacaaccgtaagtcgcttttcaaccaaacttggatggtagatggacttgggggacctgcttgttatgctgcagtcggaggtcacatggtaaggtcaaaggtcatttcaggtcaacattagactttacatgcaagactctcttatgacacctaactccgcaaccttaagtcacttttcaacaaaacttggatggtagatgtacttaggcgacctgcatgttatgctgcagtcggaggtcacatggtaaggtcaaaggtcattttcaggtcaacattaaagtttatgtgcaaggctcttatgacaagtgttattccatcccagtcatttcacaatgaagtttcgatataattatcttgcgtgccctcgcaaatcacgatatttctggttattttcataagtgggcgagacacaaaattgcttttgccttgtcTATATCCTCTCCCCACAGATGAGTCTTATCCCGGTACAGTTTATCTTAGTAGAAGAGAGATATTTAAATGTTATGTACATAAGTTTATTATTCTTCTTGCTTTTGCAGCATGTCACAGTCAGAATCACAGTACACAACGGAAGGCACAACCCCTGGCCAGAGACACTGGGTAGAAGATTTATTTCCACCTCATTTCCAGCTCAGTCTCTCAAACCTAACTAGGGAACAACAACAGGCTGATGAAGGTACGCAGGAAGCATGGAGGTTAGCCCAGAGAAAGAAGGCAAAGGATATCTATCATCAAGTCAAGGCTCGAATGGACTCCGAGGTGCAGATCCCCAAGGACAAGAACATTCAGGTTGGTGAGCCATTGTCTGAGCTGAAGCAGAATGTAAAGTTGACGGGTAAGGTGAAGAGGTCTGAATCTTCAAAGAAGAAAGAGATTAGGGATCATGGTGGTGATGGGGAAAGGACTGAGGACGGTGGTATCTGGTCTAAAGGTGAGATTGAAATCCTCAGGAAAGAATTCCAAAAAGTCAGAGAGGAGAAGCAGATCTTGCACATCGAGTTGAAAGCTTTACAGAGGCATTACAAAGACCTTGAAAAGAAACACAGAGAACAGACTGAACTCCTCAACACCAAAGCCAAAGCTCTCAAAGAGGCACACCAGCAAAACCAGAGGCTGCATTTACAAACCCAACATCTAACCAAAGAGGTGCGACTGCGGATGAGTAAGCTTGCTATGGCAGAAGATGACTATCGGGAAGTTGTCGAGCAGCGAATGACAATGAGAAAAGATACCATTGATCTTCGGAAGGCTCTTTCTCGAACGAAGCACGATTTGAAGGAGGTGAGGATTCAGTTATCAGAGGCAGATTCCAGACATCGACTGGAGTCAATGGAGAAGGAAGAGACAATGAGATTAGAGTATGAATCACAGATTGCTGCTCTATACCAGGAGCTTGGTGAATGTAGGACAGAGCTAGAGAAGGAACGGATGGAGCACAAAAGATCCTCAAAGGCATTGGATCTACTTAGAATTCACTTCGCGCAGCAATCAGAGAGAACTGAACCTAAGCATTCCACCACTGGTGATGCTAAATCTCTCAAGGTGCTACAGCTTTATTGAGGATAAGATCACATATGATTTGTGATGCAACTTCTGGGATGCAGAatgtttgaaaaagaaattggacaagcattaagaaagttatggctgctttaacaTCGAGAACCTTATGACCATGTAGATTTCATTTTGGCAATtaagtaagtaaattatgacaaggggcaaggacaactttcccataggccatgtacttaattatcagggatttgtggttttctcctaagtacccattccccttgGGCAGTTATCTACATATAACCCAGGAGGAATATtgttaatgtcctcatgaaggAAAATATACAACTTGAAGTAaaactttagaaaaaaattacgTTTTACCAATTTTACGTAtttgagtacatgtacatggaagagtagtccttgccttacatcacatatgcggccaatttaaaGTCTCCATGGGTGTACTGATTACCGGTACTAAGttttacaagttttaaaaattcataactttcttattgtgtGTCGGATATTGTTCATGTTCAAACTTCCACCTATCAGCTTGTCTGATTTGTCtctttcctctaaaaacaagtttttatttgggtaggattcccctttaagataaCATCTGTAGTGTGCACCATGGGTACTGATAATCATACCAaccagggggctgtttcataaagctgatcgtaagttaagagcgactttaaggacgactggtgaaccttttttgtggtaaatgctATCGACCATTAAattttcattggtgattatttagagcataagaaaggttcaccagtcattcctaaagttgctcttaacttacaaacagcattGTGAAACACCCATCCGGATGCACTTTAATACTGGGTAGGTGTTATAGAGAGGACAGTTCATAACTATTGCGAGAAATATGAGAATGcaatttgatggaattttgtTAAATGAATGCGTCACAGATCTAAATCTGCTTATATGTTGAGTTGTGCAATACAGTCAACCAGTTGGAACCATTATTTGCTTCTCCTCTGTTTTAAATCATTTACTCATTTTTAGGTTTCCAGTTCAAATTTTGTTGAATTAGAAGTAAAGGTAAAGTCCCTCTCTTACTGTTGTTAAGTATGAGAGGTTGAATGGCACCTAAGTCTCTTTTCAGATTCCAGCTTACAGGTGCATTGCTACACAAAATAGAATAGCTGTAAATGTTTGCCAGTCTAGAAGCTGTAATCACTCAACTGCCTTTATGAATTTCTTAATAGAGCCTAGAAAAGACAAAGGCAATCAACTTAATAAGTAGCATTACTAAAACAAGTAGCTATGACCAGGGTTGCATTTCATGCAAGGAACTGTTGGACGGTTTATTCAGTAAAGTCTGTTTTATCtaatctggggagtg
This region of Lytechinus pictus isolate F3 Inbred chromosome 16, Lp3.0, whole genome shotgun sequence genomic DNA includes:
- the LOC129279523 gene encoding coiled-coil domain-containing protein 160 homolog, whose translation is MSQSESQYTTEGTTPGQRHWVEDLFPPHFQLSLSNLTREQQQADEGTQEAWRLAQRKKAKDIYHQVKARMDSEVQIPKDKNIQVGEPLSELKQNVKLTGKVKRSESSKKKEIRDHGGDGERTEDGGIWSKGEIEILRKEFQKVREEKQILHIELKALQRHYKDLEKKHREQTELLNTKAKALKEAHQQNQRLHLQTQHLTKEVRLRMSKLAMAEDDYREVVEQRMTMRKDTIDLRKALSRTKHDLKEVRIQLSEADSRHRLESMEKEETMRLEYESQIAALYQELGECRTELEKERMEHKRSSKALDLLRIHFAQQSERTEPKHSTTGDAKSLKVLQLY